Below is a genomic region from Brassica rapa cultivar Chiifu-401-42 chromosome A08, CAAS_Brap_v3.01, whole genome shotgun sequence.
AACCCGGTCAGGATtagatcttcataggacggctctgGTGATGCAGTTAGACATAGATCCTCGTAAGGcatgtagtattgtcggttgtggaatcgtctatgtaatctttctcataattgtaatattctAATCAATCAGCCttaaaaaatactttaattTAGAATAATTTCAATTGTACCacaaatttgatataattttaaaaatttcttcTAAAGGATAACTATTTACATAAGTATCTTAAATTTATGATGAAAAGACTAAACTAACTCTCggaaataatttataaaatatttataaaagtttataattttaacccTACCCCTTAAATACTAAACCATCAATAAtaaacactaaatcctaaatctaaatattaaggtatttttgaatgaatgtattATTGAAAAATTATAACCAACTTATTATATTTCAAGCAATTAATCTTAAATTTGTGGTAAAAGTTaaattaacttttttaaaatcatttataaatatctaaaataatttatacaaTATCTATAGAAGTTTATAAACTCAACTCACTTCCTATATGCTAGATTCTAAACAATAATTAGTAGACTCAtatgttaatgtatttttaaccgTTGCCGTGGCGCATGCTTTTTGTAAAGCTTTTTCGTCAATTTTATAGCAAGCTCCATTCAATCGTCAAAtccgttgaagaagaagaaacaaacagCGCAAAGAAGAGAGATTATTATGTTTCTGAATAATTATCAGTTGAACAAATATTGTTACAGATTCTACACTTCTATCTTAGCGATTAATCAACTTGACCGTCAACGTACGAAGCTAGCCGTAAGTCATTGGTCCAAATCAATGAAGTATGTGGAAATTTGAAAACAAGTGGCCCAAATCATTGATTAGAAGACTTGGCAAAATATAGCCTGTCCGACGACTTGAGTCAATCAACATAAGTATGTGGACAATTTTGAGACAAATCGCCCAACTGATTGATAGGAAGACTTGGCAAAGTCAAGACAatttgagtttttgttttccttAATAAAGAGAGCCATAATCATATAAAAACAAACATTTTCATACCAACACAAAAGAAAATTGAGGTTATGATGATTCCAAACCAATTTTATTGTCTTTTTGATATTGTTACTTTGtatttcttctttttgggtTTCCTCCTTCTGCACACGTTTGCTTCTCCTGTGCTCCAACATTGTCATCATGACCAGATGGATGCTCTTCTTGAGTTCAAACACGAGTTTCTGGTAAATGAATTCAACTCAAACTCATCTTTAAGTTCATGGAAGACGAATAGCGATTGTAGTCTTTGGGAAGGTGTCACATGCGATACTAAATCTGGCAAAGTGATTTCACTTGATTTCCAATACATCCCTCTCAACaactttttaaaacttaatagtGGTCTTTTTAAAATTCAGCATCTTCGTTACCTAAGTCTTAGAGATTGCCATCTCCATGGAGAGATTCCTTCTTCATTAGGAAACCTTTCTCATCTCGAACATCTTGACCTTTTGGGTAATTATTTAGTAGGGGAAATTCCAGCTTCACTCGGAAACCTAACccaactaaaatatttaaaccttAATAATAACAAGTTCACTGGAAATATTCATGTTCCATTTCCCAACTTTACAAAGCTGACCCACTTAGATATCTCAAACAACCAATTCACAGGTGAATTCCCTCTTGTACTACTAAATCTAGCCACTAGTTTGTCCATTTTAGCCATTAGCAATAATCTGTTTAAATCCATATTTCCATCTGATATGAGTCGATTCGACAAGTTAGAGCATATTGATGTGGGAGGTAACTCATTTTTCGGTCCTTTTCCTACACATTTGTTCATGATTCCTTCGTTAACATGGGTTAATTTAAGAGAAAACCAGTTTGAGGGACCTATAGAGTTTAGGAATATATCTTCGTCATCTAAGCTTCAGAGTCTATTCCTTAGTCAAAACAAATTCGAAGGTCCTATTCCAAAATCCATATCAAAATTTCCCAATCTTGAGACTTTATTTCTTAGTGACAACAATTTCACAGGAACAATTCCCATATCTATATCAAACTTGGTTAACCTTGTTACTTTTGATATTAGCCAAAACAATTTCACTGGACCAATCCCCAGATCAAATTTAGTCAAACTCCAGTATCTTGATCTTTCTTACAATAAGTTGGAAGGTGAAATACCAGGTTGGTTAGGGGGTGTGTTGGAGTTGATGCTTTCTCACAACTCTTTCAGCCGTTTTGGAAAGTTATTAGAAGTTTCAGATGTAACACATATCCAAACGTTGGATCTGAGTTCAAATTCTTTCCAAGGACCATTACCTCATTGGATATGCAAGCTTAGACCGTCAATGTTCTTGGATTTGTCTAACAATCTCTTCAACGGTTCCATCCCTCAATGTTTAAGGAACACGATTGTTCCTCTCAGAGCGCTAAATCTACAGAACAACAATCTCACTGGAATTCTTCTTCAAGATTTATTTGTCAATGCTACCAACTTAGAGTTAGTTGACGTTAGCGGCAACAAGTTGGAGGGAAAACTTCCGGAATCATTGATCAACTGCATTTCTTTGAAGTTTTTAAATGTAAGAAGCAACAAGATCAAAGACAAGTTTCCATCTTGGTTGAGTTCTCTGCCGTCATTAAATGTCTTAATCCTCCGATCAAATGAATTCTACGGGCCTTTGTATCATCCACATGTGTCCATTGGGTTTCaaagtttaaaaatcattgATATATCACATAACCACTTCAACGGAACTTTGCCGCCTTTCTATTTTTCCAAATGGCATGGGATGACCACGTTAAGGGAAGAACATCAAAGTTACACCGTCTACATGGGATATCCTGCCTATGGAGGTTTTTACCGTAGTTCGATGGAAATGGTGAACAAAGGAGTTGATACAAAGTTTCAG
It encodes:
- the LOC103834072 gene encoding receptor-like protein 30 → MMIPNQFYCLFDIVTLYFFFLGFLLLHTFASPVLQHCHHDQMDALLEFKHEFLVNEFNSNSSLSSWKTNSDCSLWEGVTCDTKSGKVISLDFQYIPLNNFLKLNSGLFKIQHLRYLSLRDCHLHGEIPSSLGNLSHLEHLDLLGNYLVGEIPASLGNLTQLKYLNLNNNKFTGNIHVPFPNFTKLTHLDISNNQFTGEFPLVLLNLATSLSILAISNNLFKSIFPSDMSRFDKLEHIDVGGNSFFGPFPTHLFMIPSLTWVNLRENQFEGPIEFRNISSSSKLQSLFLSQNKFEGPIPKSISKFPNLETLFLSDNNFTGTIPISISNLVNLVTFDISQNNFTGPIPRSNLVKLQYLDLSYNKLEGEIPGWLGGVLELMLSHNSFSRFGKLLEVSDVTHIQTLDLSSNSFQGPLPHWICKLRPSMFLDLSNNLFNGSIPQCLRNTIVPLRALNLQNNNLTGILLQDLFVNATNLELVDVSGNKLEGKLPESLINCISLKFLNVRSNKIKDKFPSWLSSLPSLNVLILRSNEFYGPLYHPHVSIGFQSLKIIDISHNHFNGTLPPFYFSKWHGMTTLREEHQSYTVYMGYPAYGGFYRSSMEMVNKGVDTKFQRIRKDFKAIDFSENEFGGKIPSSIGFLKELRLLNLSGNTFTGIIPQSLANLTNLEELDLSRNQLSGQIPSELGSLSFLSIMNFSHNNLEGPIPRSTQFQRQNCSAFMYNSNLYGLEDICGKTHVPNPTPQESEDFSKPKEQVISWISAAIAYGPGVFCGLVIGHRFSPRIHNWFM